A window from Drosophila nasuta strain 15112-1781.00 chromosome 3, ASM2355853v1, whole genome shotgun sequence encodes these proteins:
- the LOC132793580 gene encoding uncharacterized protein LOC132793580, with protein MKFNVMGAKIIAYGLLLGLFSAYLSVYETAQLKMTNVICKSENQSLIYVNECRLRAINRNITILNLNISMLFSSSDILLDMQILKKANGYKPWIVKTVVDICKFVKKFNNPILKVVHTISKEYSNLNHSCPYMGYQLIKGFHVYPKQLHLPFPTGDYLLTLKWIYDKRFLLTTDVYFSFTENIIDM; from the exons ATGAAATTCAACGTTATGGGAGCTAAAATCATAGCTTATGGATTACTCTTGGGACTCTTTTCTGCATACCTCTCCGTTTAT GAAACTGCTCAGTTAAAGATGACAAACGTAATCTGTAAGAGTGAAAATCAATCATTGATATATGTCAATGAATGTCGACTAAGAGCTATTAATcgaaatattacaattttaaatctgAATATATCAATGCTCTTTTCATCCAGTGATATTTTACTGGATATGCAAATACTTAAGAAAGCCAATGGCTATAAGCCGTGGATAGTCAAAACCGTCGTAGATATTTGCAAGTTTGtcaaaaaattcaataatcCAATTTTGAAAGTTGTTCATACTATCTCGAAAGAGTATTCGAACCTTAACCATTCCTGTCCTTATATG GGATACCAACTAATTAAAGGATTTCATGTGTATCCTAAACAACTACATCTACCTTTCCCGACTGGTGATTATCTATTGACTTTGAAGTGGATTTATGATAAGAGGTTTCTGCTGACGACAgatgtatatttttcattcacTGAAAATATCATTGATATGTAG